Proteins co-encoded in one Kribbella qitaiheensis genomic window:
- a CDS encoding SDR family NAD(P)-dependent oxidoreductase, translated as MTSLVWISGASAGIGAALAATVPFPDARVVDLSRSGGAAEHFRADLSDPADWVRVEEHFEAELAGFAGERVVFVHNAGTVVPIGPADSVDAGAYARAVLLNSAAPQVLGGAFLRATAGLTCEKHLVMLSSGAATTAYPGWSAYNAGKAAVDHWVRTIGAEQPPLGSVGCRVIAVAPGVVDTAMQGEIRAVDELAFPAVERFRELKDSGSLISPEQAAQGIWSLFEREFPNGSVLDLRKLP; from the coding sequence GTGACGTCGCTGGTCTGGATCTCCGGCGCCTCGGCCGGGATCGGAGCGGCGCTGGCCGCGACCGTACCGTTCCCCGACGCGCGCGTGGTCGACCTGTCGCGCAGCGGTGGGGCGGCCGAGCACTTCCGGGCGGACCTGTCCGATCCCGCGGACTGGGTCCGGGTCGAGGAGCACTTCGAGGCTGAGCTGGCCGGCTTCGCGGGAGAGCGGGTCGTGTTCGTGCACAACGCGGGCACGGTGGTCCCGATCGGTCCCGCGGACTCGGTCGATGCCGGGGCCTATGCCCGGGCCGTGCTGCTCAACTCCGCGGCGCCTCAGGTTCTCGGCGGGGCGTTCCTGCGTGCGACGGCCGGGCTGACCTGCGAGAAGCACTTGGTGATGCTGTCCTCGGGAGCCGCGACCACGGCGTACCCGGGGTGGTCGGCGTACAACGCAGGCAAGGCCGCGGTCGATCACTGGGTCCGGACGATCGGGGCTGAGCAACCGCCGTTGGGGTCGGTCGGGTGCCGGGTGATCGCGGTGGCTCCGGGAGTGGTGGACACCGCGATGCAGGGCGAGATCCGGGCGGTGGACGAGCTGGCGTTCCCGGCGGTCGAACGCTTCCGGGAGCTCAAGGACTCCGGCTCGCTGATCAGCCCGGAGCAGGCCGCCCAGGGTATCTGGTCACTCTTCGAGCGGGAGTTTCCCAACGGGTCCGTGCTGGATCTCCGCAAATTGCCCTAG
- the hisC gene encoding histidinol-phosphate transaminase codes for MTAQDEVRVRFRSCLDDVAAYKPGRPPERTDGRPTYKLSSNENPYPPLPGVLAAATEAAADMNRYPDMGAFDLLEALSEKLGVPVSDLALGTGSVAVLYHLLQASVSEGDEVVYAWRSFEAYPIAVQLTGATSVQVPLTADARHDFKAMEAALTERTRAVLVCSPNNPTGPVVHRDELLTFLDAVPADVIVVLDEAYYEFIRDPEAFDGVEVYRDRPNVVVLRTFSKAYGLAGFRIGYAIAHPPMVAAIRKCALPFGVSQIAQAAALASLRAEDELLERVEALVTERTRVVQELRASGWDVPESHANFVWMPLGDETVAFSEAVQAEGVSVRPFPGEGARVTIGERAANDLFLEVACAWRQSEVAGTPTAR; via the coding sequence ATGACCGCCCAAGATGAGGTCCGAGTCCGGTTCCGTTCCTGCCTGGACGACGTCGCCGCGTACAAGCCGGGCAGACCGCCGGAGCGCACCGACGGCCGGCCGACGTACAAGTTGTCCAGCAACGAGAACCCGTACCCGCCGCTGCCAGGCGTGCTGGCCGCGGCGACCGAGGCTGCCGCGGACATGAACCGCTACCCGGACATGGGCGCGTTCGACCTGCTCGAAGCTCTGTCCGAGAAGCTCGGTGTGCCGGTGAGCGACCTGGCCCTCGGGACCGGATCGGTGGCGGTGCTCTATCACCTGCTGCAGGCGTCGGTCAGCGAAGGCGACGAGGTCGTCTATGCCTGGCGGTCCTTCGAGGCGTACCCGATCGCCGTTCAGTTGACCGGAGCCACCTCGGTCCAGGTCCCGCTGACCGCGGACGCGCGCCACGACTTCAAGGCGATGGAAGCCGCGCTGACCGAGCGGACTCGGGCGGTCCTGGTCTGTTCGCCGAACAACCCGACCGGGCCGGTGGTCCACCGCGACGAACTGCTCACCTTCCTCGACGCGGTGCCGGCGGATGTGATCGTCGTCCTCGACGAGGCGTACTACGAGTTCATCCGCGACCCCGAGGCCTTCGACGGCGTCGAGGTCTACCGGGACCGGCCGAACGTCGTCGTACTGCGGACCTTCTCCAAGGCGTACGGGCTGGCCGGGTTCCGGATCGGGTACGCGATCGCGCATCCGCCGATGGTCGCCGCGATCCGCAAGTGCGCTCTGCCGTTCGGGGTCAGCCAGATCGCGCAGGCGGCCGCGCTCGCCTCACTGCGGGCCGAGGACGAACTGCTGGAGCGCGTCGAGGCACTGGTGACCGAGCGGACCCGGGTGGTCCAGGAGTTGCGAGCGTCCGGCTGGGACGTGCCGGAGAGCCATGCGAACTTCGTCTGGATGCCGCTCGGCGATGAGACCGTGGCGTTCTCGGAGGCCGTCCAGGCCGAAGGGGTCTCGGTCCGGCCGTTCCCCGGCGAGGGCGCGCGGGTGACGATCGGCGAGCGGGCGGCGAACGACCTGTTCCTCGAGGTCGCGTGCGCCTGGCGGCAGTCCGAGGTCGCCGGTACGCCGACCGCCCGGTGA
- a CDS encoding dimethylarginine dimethylaminohydrolase family protein, with amino-acid sequence MGQQLGWGRRYLMVRPDHFRIDYVINPYMSTQDQPDPELAMRQWSSLRLAIIDAGGEVEVLDQRPDSPDMVYAMNLGLATAPTEEAPGGRAMLSHMRFEPRRKESLTAAAWFTGHGFALDRTGGEGVGPHFESGDAFFFGDSLVVGYGPRTEEDALKHLATGWNIRVRGLRITHEGMYHLDLPFCPIDSTHALVYPPALDAASQAELFGIVPDPIVLTDEEAFAFSGNSVVVNDTVIMPACSTRLHDILTGLGLRVVVLDLSEFHKGGGSVRCMTNPLDFDLAAASVVGGEVVLPS; translated from the coding sequence ATGGGACAACAGCTGGGGTGGGGTCGCCGGTATCTGATGGTCCGGCCGGACCACTTCCGGATCGACTACGTGATCAACCCGTACATGTCGACCCAGGATCAGCCCGACCCCGAGCTGGCGATGCGGCAGTGGAGTTCGCTGCGGCTCGCGATCATCGACGCCGGCGGTGAGGTCGAGGTGCTCGACCAGCGGCCGGACTCACCCGACATGGTCTACGCGATGAACCTCGGCCTGGCCACCGCGCCGACCGAGGAGGCGCCCGGCGGCCGGGCGATGCTCTCGCACATGCGGTTCGAGCCCCGCCGCAAGGAGTCGCTGACCGCGGCCGCCTGGTTCACCGGGCACGGGTTCGCGCTGGACCGGACCGGCGGCGAAGGTGTCGGCCCGCACTTCGAGTCCGGTGACGCCTTCTTCTTCGGCGACAGCCTGGTGGTCGGGTACGGGCCGCGCACCGAGGAGGACGCGCTCAAGCATCTCGCCACCGGCTGGAACATCCGGGTTCGCGGCCTGCGGATCACGCACGAGGGGATGTACCACCTCGACCTGCCGTTCTGCCCGATCGACAGCACTCATGCGCTGGTCTACCCGCCCGCGCTCGACGCGGCGAGCCAGGCCGAGCTGTTCGGCATCGTGCCGGACCCGATCGTGCTCACCGACGAGGAGGCGTTTGCGTTCAGCGGCAACTCCGTGGTCGTGAACGACACCGTGATCATGCCGGCCTGCTCGACGCGGCTGCACGACATCCTGACCGGCCTCGGCCTGCGGGTCGTCGTGCTGGACCTGTCGGAGTTCCACAAGGGCGGCGGTTCGGTGCGCTGCATGACCAACCCCCTCGATTTCGACCTTGCCGCCGCCAGCGTTGTCGGCGGCGAGGTCGTTCTCCCGAGCTGA
- a CDS encoding PEGA domain-containing protein: protein MDESRRLWVLSGTVVVIVLVVLGGYLAFRGSPEHNVSVQSIPNDLTLTLDGKPVAANGDLKVKQGKHTLTGDRRGFQSFTQTLDVRGDTEVKVFLFSNGDVGRAWEKDHPDQVLETEAEEGRRYQERTDRLTQNYPILQELPYVGPGFTVNYGASKADPGNPEKLAFYIKITFSDGKKASMDWLVGHGYDPSKLELIYTK, encoded by the coding sequence ATGGACGAGAGCAGGCGGTTGTGGGTGCTGAGCGGCACGGTCGTGGTGATCGTGCTGGTCGTGCTCGGCGGCTACCTGGCCTTCCGGGGCAGCCCCGAACACAACGTGTCGGTCCAGTCGATCCCGAACGACCTGACGCTGACCCTGGACGGCAAGCCGGTCGCGGCCAACGGTGACCTCAAGGTCAAACAGGGCAAGCACACCCTGACCGGCGATCGGCGCGGATTCCAGAGTTTCACCCAGACCCTCGATGTCCGCGGGGACACCGAGGTGAAGGTGTTCCTGTTCTCGAACGGCGACGTCGGCCGGGCCTGGGAGAAGGATCACCCGGACCAGGTGCTGGAGACCGAGGCAGAGGAAGGCCGCCGGTACCAGGAGCGCACCGACCGGCTCACCCAGAACTACCCGATCCTGCAGGAACTGCCGTACGTCGGGCCGGGATTCACGGTCAACTACGGCGCCTCTAAGGCCGACCCGGGCAACCCGGAGAAGCTTGCCTTCTACATCAAGATCACCTTCTCCGACGGCAAGAAGGCCTCGATGGACTGGCTGGTCGGCCACGGCTACGACCCGTCGAAGCTGGAGCTCATCTACACGAAGTGA